The Plasmodium berghei ANKA genome assembly, chromosome: 8 genome has a segment encoding these proteins:
- a CDS encoding methyltransferase, putative encodes MEEERRNDVTYYNSNNILEKNDKFFNYYIGQNIINENEIDEFMEIINKELPITFRVLKNNKFNNFIHENIKKKLEGICKNNYSITQLNEDDHIYEIYLTRSQIKKDENYKNLYSYLINLNESGYIFRQELVSMLPVLFLKLQENFFVLDMCAAPGSKTAQIVDYMHLIANKKYKNYLINKFIQNNHSKLYKHIGKGDGESGEGSEISENKSSENDENNIVTMLNESTDTFHSAMENQKKEIDVKDPVNEENESKYNKDNEEDIYKTYYNILENNLYDDEFFKYILNADHNLYNEYKKLISNNNPTGVVVANDANFKRCCMLFHRLKNIHSNCLIVTNNNAVIFPYLYLKNKLDNSFEKIYFDSVLCDVPCSGDGTLRKDRNIWINWNPLNAYNLFQLQVNILKRSIELVKEGGYVIYSTCSLNPIENEAVICEVFNLLNNGESLKLINFENELVKKLNYREGLTEWKLLIDDKWFNTYDEFIDYLKSIQPEKFKKIYEKIKNGMFTPNKEFMEKINLKYVKRFFPHHYNAGGFFIALIEKCGQVQWKERSKHDVIKNIIKAKGADLNELEKEAIIHRYKNKKYKKKKNKKKKKNEKINNIHHPNEISEAVEKEHNDIIPHDKHIQTEKQMTGNDEITKSYNMVGSDEFMNDYNMVNHFDIIKNNKNGEMDEITDSYNVVGSSNILRASILTQNPSSSGYDIIELINKKSEEKLNNYIGNNVANENVNEKDFEEMEKNEEEQKEESEEEEWEEVGKMENMKNVEEEKDIIVNIDKERYTNYEYKDEFNLCVGSERLKKQQEYIPLNYYESLLKSNDLLNKIKTYFNLNDDFLSIKDNLYIHLKDDNNSSKLGINDRINSNIKKINFVSNNTKNVLESYTKIKLKIISAGITVIQVDKNKKNNVENYYRINYSGCINFMNFFKNIDDFLLNTKYRQDIIKNFFSTVYENKERVFDFDSYMNKLIGERKSVMQKSSSNKNGKETKDELDENVLCKKETENVAPISKDDKNETSHNNIGQENNFTTDMENNSTLGDTNIIWVKSDVILDLIKVDKSKINSITNETIKQTEQLNKYSPNVLLTLNKNKQILAIPSNKGNIYVDITIDKNSIMMLPYILN; translated from the coding sequence ATGGAAGAAGAAAGAAGAAATGATGTAACCTATTATAACagtaataatattcttgaaaaaaatgataaattttttaattattacataGGCCAGAATATAATTAACGAAAATGAGATTGATGAATttatggaaataataaataaagaattgCCCATTACTTTTAGGGTTTtaaagaataataaatttaacaattttattcatgaaaatattaaaaaaaagttagaaggcatatgtaaaaataattactCTATAACACAATTAAATGAAGATGatcatatttatgaaatttatttaacaaGATCACAAATAAAGaaagatgaaaattataaaaatttatatagttacttaataaatttaaatgaaagtGGGTATATATTCAGGCAGGAACTAGTAAGTATGTTAcctgttttatttttgaaattgCAAGAAAACTTTTTTGTTTTAGACATGTGTGCTGCTCCGGGATCAAAAACAGCGCAAATAGTTGATTATATGCACTTAATagctaataaaaaatataaaaactatttaataaataaatttattcaaaataacCACAGCAAATTGTATAAACATATTGGGAAGGGTGATGGTGAAAGTGGTGAAGGTAGTGAAATTagtgaaaataaaagcagcgaaaatgatgaaaataatatcgTTACAATGCTAAACGAGAGCACTGATACTTTCCATAGTGCAATGGAAAACCAAAAGAAAGAAATTGACGTTAAAGATCCAgtaaatgaagaaaatgaaagcAAATATAACAAGGATAATGAAGAAGACATATACAAAACTtactataatatattagaaaACAATTTGTATGATgatgaattttttaagtatattttaaatgctgatcataatttatataatgaatataaaaagttaatatcaaataataatccTACAGGAGTTGTTGTTGCAAATGatgcaaattttaaaagatgTTGTATGTTATTTCATcgtttgaaaaatatacatagtAATTGTTTAATTGTAACAAATAACAATGCAGTTATTTTcccatatttatatttgaaaaataaattagatAATAGTTTcgagaaaatatattttgattcAGTTTTATGTGATGTACCATGTAGTGGTGATGGAACATTACGAAAAGATCGAAATATATGGATAAACTGGAATCCGTTAAATgcttataatttatttcaattgcaagttaatattttaaaaagatCAATTGAATTAGTAAAAGAGGGGGgttatgttatatatagtaCTTGCTCATTAAATCCTATTGAAAACGAAGCAGTTATATGCGAagtatttaatttgttaaataatGGTGAatctttaaaattaattaactttgaaaatgaattagttaaaaaattaaattatagaGAAGGCTTAACAGAATGGAAACTATTAATAGATGACAAATGGTTTAATACTTATGACGAATTTAttgattatttaaaaagcATTCAACctgaaaaatttaaaaaaatatatgaaaaaattaaaaatggtATGTTTACTCCTAATAAAGAatttatggaaaaaattaatttaaaatatgttaaaagATTTTTTCCACATCATTATAATGCTGGCGGTTTTTTTATCGCTTTAATTGAAAAATGTGGGCAGGTCCAATGGAAAGAAAGAAGTAAACAtgatgtaataaaaaatattataaaagcAAAAGGAGCCGATTTAAATGAATTGGAAAAAGAGGCAATCATTCATaggtataaaaataaaaaatacaaaaaaaaaaaaaacaaaaaaaaaaaaaaaaatgaaaaaattaataatatacacCATCCCAATGAAATTTCTGAAGCAGTCGAAAAAGAAcataatgatataattcCCCACGATAAGCATATACAAACAGAAAAACAAATGACAGgaaatgatgaaataacTAAAAGTTATAATATGGTAGGTAGTGATGAATTTATGAATGATTATAATATGGTAAATCattttgatataataaaaaacaacaaAAATGGAGAAATGGATGAAATAACTGATAGTTATAATGTAGTAGGAAGTAGCAACATATTAAGGGCAAGTATTCTGACTCAAAACCCGAGTTCATCAGGATATGATATCATAGAattgataaataaaaagagtGAAGAAAAATTGAACAATTACATAGGTAATAACGTTGCCAACGAAAAtgtaaatgaaaaagactTTGaagaaatggaaaaaaatgaggaaGAACAGAAAGAAGAAAGCGAGGAGGAAGAATGGGAAGAAGTTGGAAAAATGGAAAACATGAAAAATGTTGAAGAAGAGAAGGATATAATTGTAAACATTGATAAAGAACGATACACAAATTACGAATATAAAGATGAATTCAATTTGTGTGTTGGCTCTGAACGATTGAAAAAACAACAGGAATATATACCTCTAAATTACTACGAAAGTTTATTAAAATCAaatgatttattaaataaaataaaaacgtattttaatttaaatgatgactttttatcaataaaagataatttatatattcatttgaaagatgataataattctaGTAAATTAGGAATTAATGACAGAATAAATTcgaatattaaaaaaataaattttgttaGTAACAATACTAAAAATGTTTTGGAAAGTTAtaccaaaataaaattaaaaattatcagTGCGGGAATAACAGTAATTCAAGtggataaaaataaaaaaaataatgtagaaaattattataggATTAATTATAGTGGATgcataaattttatgaatttttttaaaaatatagatgattttttattaaatacaaaatataggcaagatattattaaaaattttttttctactgtttatgaaaataaggAAAGAGTATTTGATTTTGATtcatatatgaataaattaatagGTGAAAGAAAAAGCGTGATGCAAAAAAGTagttcaaataaaaatggaaaagaaACAAAAGATGAATTAGATGAAAACGtattatgtaaaaaagAAACTGAAAATGTTGCCCCTATTTCTAAGGacgataaaaatgaaacaagTCATAACAATATTGGccaagaaaataattttacaactgatatggaaaataataGCACACTTGGTGATACAAACATTATATGGGTCAAAAGTGATGTCATATTGGATCTAATAAAAGTAGATAAATCTAAAATAAATAGCATAACTAATGAGACAATAAAACAAACTGAGCaactaaataaatattcacCTAATGTATTATTGACactgaataaaaataaacaaattctAGCTATCCCATCGAACAAAGGAAATATTTACGTGGATATTAcaattgataaaaattccATTATGATGCTTCCCTACATATTAAACTAA